GCCCGTCATCGTGTTGATGCGCGCAACGAGATCCTTGATCTCGTCATTGGTCTTGATCTCGACATTCTGATCAAGATCGCCGATCGCAACCGCCTCCGCCACGGTCATGATCTTGCGCAATCCGCTGCTGATGCCGAGCGCGATCCAGAATGCTGTCGCGATGGCGATGAGTACGGCAACGACCGATGCACTGACCAGCAGGGTGCGGGTCTGCTCATAGTCATCAGCCGCCAATTGCTTCGATTCTTCAAGACGGTCGCGGTTCATCTTGACGCCCTCGCCCAGTTTCCCGGTCAGGGCATTGGCAGCGTCACGGCCCTTGCCGGACGAGTACGACGCGGCGAGCGACGTATTGCCCTGCGCAACCAGTTCCCGGACGTGATCATCACTGGCCTCGAAAGCCTTGGTGATGGCCTGCAGATCCGTCCAGAACGCACGCGTCTCGGCGCTGGCGGTGGCTGCCATATCATTCAGCATGGCCGTCAACTGGTCGCGACTTTCGTTACCTGCCGCCTTGAAAAGCTGGGTTTCCTCCGGCGAAGCAGCAAGGATGATATTCTTCTGCGACCGGACAGTTGCCAGCGCCAGTGCGTTCATCTGGTGAACCTTGTCGAGGCGCACGACAGTGCCATCGACCACATCGTCCATGGCATTCTTGGCGATACCGAGGCTGTAGATGCCGTAGCCGGCCGTTCCGGCAAGCATCAGGATCAGAAAGCCGAAGGCAACCGCCAGCTTCATCTTGATTGTAAATCGCATCTCAATGCTCCTTGGAAAGTTCGATGACGTTGCCACGCGCGCCGGACGAAACCGGTCCGGACTCGCGATGCCCCGTGAAAATTGCTGTCAGATTTGGAAGAATGACGAACTCGCTGCCGCGTTTGATGAGGCAATGGATGTAATCCGCCCGCCACCGCATGCCGACGCTCGGCGGCGGTTCGCTGGCTGCCCGGCTGAACGTGGTCACCTCGTTGACCTTATCGGTCCTGATGCCGATCAATGCCGGCTCGCCATCAAACGGCAGTTCTATGACGACGATACGGCTATCAATGGTTCGCTCGGTGGCTTCCATGCCAAAGGCAAGACGGATATCGGCCAGAGGGATGACCTTGCCCCGGAAGTTGATAACACTCGCCACAAAGGCTTTAGCACCGGGAACGGCGGTTTCGGGCAGAAGATCCAGAATTTCCCGGACCTTCACCGCCTCGATGGCGAAGGTCTCGCCCGCGATGTTGAAGGTCAGAACTTCCACGGCGTCGGACACGCCCCAAAATTCGTCCGTCTGCTTCAAGAGAGACTGGTTCATCCCGCGGCCCGCAATCGCGCCTCCTGTTGTTGCCCCGCCATCACCAGATGTGCGACATCGAGGATAAGGGCGACATTGCCGTCACCGAGGATGGTCGCGCCGGAGAATGTCGCGACGTCATGGTGCAGTTTCGACATGGCCTTGATGACCGTCTGGTGGTCACCGATGATCTGGTCGACCACAAGCCCGACCCGCTCGGAGCCGGTGGAAATGACGACGATCTTCTGGAACTGATCCGGCTTGGTTCCGGTGTTGAACAATTCGCGCAGGCGAATGAAGGGAACGAGGCTCTCGCGCAGTGAAATGAAGGACCGGCCCCGCGAACGAATATCGTCGTCAGGCGACAGTTCCAGGCATTCCTCCACCGCCGGCAGCGGAATGACGTAACAACCATTGCCGACCCGCACCAGCAGGCCGTCGATGATGGCCAGAGTCAACGGGATCGCCAGCGAAACTTCCGAACCCGCGCCCGGCGTGCTGGTAACGCTGATCGTGCCGCGAAGGGCCTCGACACTCTTTTTCACCACATCCATGCCGACACCACGGCCGGAAAGACTGGTAACTTCAGAGGCTGTCGAAAAGCCCGGCTGGAAGATCATCTGCAGCAGTTCCTGATCGCTGACCTGCGCGTTCGGAGCCAAAAGGCCGGAAGCCTCAGCTTTTGCCCGGACGCGCTGGCGATCAATGCCACGGCCATCGTCACGGATGGTGATCGTCACATCACCGCCCGACTGGCGGGCAATGAGGGTGATCCGCCCCGTCGCCGGTTTGCCGGCCGCCACACGCTCATCGCTTTTTTCGAGTCCATGGTCGCAGGAGTTACGGACAAGGTGCACAAGTGGATCAGCCAGGCGTTCGATCACCGCCTTGTCGACCTCTGTGCCTTCGCCCTCGGTCTCCAGCTCGATCTGTTTGCCCGTTTCCCGCGCCAGGTCATGGATCAGACGGCGGAACCGACCAAAAAGCTGGGCGATCGGCACCATTCGCAGGACCATCATCGTATCGCGAAGTTCTCCGGAAAGACGCTCGACATCCTCCGAAACAGAGCGCAAAAGAATATCGACGCTGCTACCCGCCAGCTGCGAAAGTCGGGACTGGGCAATGACGAGTTCACCGACCCGATCCATCAACTCGTCAAGTCTTTCAGCAGGCACCCGCACGTTTTCGGCCGCCTTGCCGCCCTTCGGATCGGCGGCGACCTTTCTGGCTTCCGGCAGGATTTCGGAAACGGGGAGCTCTTCTTCGACAACCGCTTCGATTGCGCGGATATCGATCTCCATGTCATCCATCACGAAGATGAAAACGTCGTCGATTGCCGATTGCGGCTGCTCGGTCGTCAGCCGGACTGTCCAGCCCAGATGGAGATCGCTCGGATTGAGTGCATCGAGAGACGGCACCGTCGAGGTGTCGGCAACGATTTCACAATCGCCGAGTTCGGCCAGCTCATCGAGAAGACCAAGGGGATTGGTTCCGTTTGCCATGGCATTGACGGGCAACCGGAACCGGATTTCCCAGGTGGCGGCTTTTGCCTTTGCCTGCTTCCTGGCGAGATTCTGCGCCGGAACATGTGTCAGGACACCGCCATCGCCACGAGTGCCGACTGCCGC
This region of Agrobacterium tumefaciens genomic DNA includes:
- a CDS encoding chemotaxis protein CheW, yielding MNQSLLKQTDEFWGVSDAVEVLTFNIAGETFAIEAVKVREILDLLPETAVPGAKAFVASVINFRGKVIPLADIRLAFGMEATERTIDSRIVVIELPFDGEPALIGIRTDKVNEVTTFSRAASEPPPSVGMRWRADYIHCLIKRGSEFVILPNLTAIFTGHRESGPVSSGARGNVIELSKEH
- a CDS encoding chemotaxis protein CheA, producing MTTLDPIQVFRTEAAELFEQIEGGLLDLLHDLTDQDQIDAVFRGLHTLKGSGAMFGFEALAAFTHHCETAFDRVRKGEVPATSELVAAVLEAQDHMQALVDNPHGVQGDVGEQLLAKLRAAVGTRGDGGVLTHVPAQNLARKQAKAKAATWEIRFRLPVNAMANGTNPLGLLDELAELGDCEIVADTSTVPSLDALNPSDLHLGWTVRLTTEQPQSAIDDVFIFVMDDMEIDIRAIEAVVEEELPVSEILPEARKVAADPKGGKAAENVRVPAERLDELMDRVGELVIAQSRLSQLAGSSVDILLRSVSEDVERLSGELRDTMMVLRMVPIAQLFGRFRRLIHDLARETGKQIELETEGEGTEVDKAVIERLADPLVHLVRNSCDHGLEKSDERVAAGKPATGRITLIARQSGGDVTITIRDDGRGIDRQRVRAKAEASGLLAPNAQVSDQELLQMIFQPGFSTASEVTSLSGRGVGMDVVKKSVEALRGTISVTSTPGAGSEVSLAIPLTLAIIDGLLVRVGNGCYVIPLPAVEECLELSPDDDIRSRGRSFISLRESLVPFIRLRELFNTGTKPDQFQKIVVISTGSERVGLVVDQIIGDHQTVIKAMSKLHHDVATFSGATILGDGNVALILDVAHLVMAGQQQEARLRAAG